In Dioscorea cayenensis subsp. rotundata cultivar TDr96_F1 chromosome 11, TDr96_F1_v2_PseudoChromosome.rev07_lg8_w22 25.fasta, whole genome shotgun sequence, a single genomic region encodes these proteins:
- the LOC120271738 gene encoding protein PIN-LIKES 7-like, whose translation MGFLSLFLLASMPIAQVLLIGLLGAYLASGYSNILTSSAREDINKVVYTVFTPTLMFASLSQTVTLRDIISWWFMPVNVGLIFLIGSMLGQIVVRLLKIETHLQGLVIAACSAGNLGNLLLIIIPAICSEAGSPFGDQSVCSANGLSYVSFSMALGGLYMWTYTYGIMKKARRLQLKLQTDNNGGDNADNIDEAAVLTSTRPIEESTESELVCCSFRLNLKPPYFFVHQILGFIFGTVPWLRSLVVGEEAPLRVVQDSIKLLGNGTIPCITLILGGNLSKGLRKSTLKPLMIIAVICVRYMVLPVIGIGVVKLANELGYLPEDPLYHFVLMIQFTMPPAMNISTMAQLLHSGQDECSVVLLWSYLVAALALTVWSMIFMWILS comes from the exons ATGGGGTTCTTATCCCTCTTCCTCCTCGCATCAATGCCGATTGCACAGGTCCTGCTCATAGGCCTTCTCGGTGCCTACCTCGCAAGCGGATATAGCAACATACTCACGTCGAGTGCCCGAGAAGACATAAACAAG GTAGTGTACACCGTCTTCACACCAACTCTAATGTTTGCAAGCCTTTCGCAGACTGTAACACTCAGAGACATCATCTCCTG GTGGTTTATGCCCGTTAATGTAGGGCTTATATTCTTAATCGGCTCGATGCTAGGACAGATAGTTGTGCGGTTACTGAAGATAGAAACTCATCTTCAAGGACTAGTAATTGCGGCTTGTTCTGCTG GAAACCTCGGCAATCTTCTCTTGATAATAATCCCGGCTATCTGCAGCGAGGCCGGAAGTCCATTTGGGGACCAATCGGTCTGCAGCGCCAATGGACTCTCTTATGTATCGTTCTCAATGGCG CTTGGTGGTTTGTATATGTGGACTTACACTTATGGCATTATGAAGAAAGCACGCCGATTGCAACTGAAGCTTCAAACAGACAACAATGGCGGAGATAACGCGGATAACATTGATGAGGCTGCAGTTCTTACCTCAACAAGACCAATAGAAGAGTCAACAGAAAGTGAACTTGTATGTTGTTCTTTTAGACTCAATCTGAAACCACCTTATTTC tttgTTCATCAGATACTAGGGTTTATCTTTGGGACAGTGCCTTGGCTAAGGTCTCTGGTGGTTGGAGAAGAGGCACCTCTTAGGGTTGTTCAAGACTCCATTAAACTACTAGG AAATGGGACAATACCCTGCATTACTCTCATTCTAGGAGGAAATCTATCTAAAG GGTTGCGAAAATCTACCTTGAAGCCACTGATGATCATCGCAGTCATCTGTGTTCGCTACATGGTTCTCCCGGTCATCGGTATCGGTGTAGTAAAACTCGCCAATGAGCTTGGTTATTTGCCAGAGGATCCACTGTACCATTTTGTCCTGATGATACAGTTCACTATGCCCCCTGCCATGAATATCA GTACAATGGCACAACTACTTCACTCTGGCCAAGATGAGTGTTCAGTGGTGTTGCTATGGAGTTACCTAGTGGCTGCTCTTGCGCTGACTGTCTGGTCGATGATCTTCATGTGGATCCTGTCATAG
- the LOC120271812 gene encoding uncharacterized protein LOC120271812, with product MAAFASSSLLAPTDLRLPSLSGRFLDSTEKSFVVCRRGSLAVRPIRSRRCQSQVVVRAAVGGDSGRSGSASIFVSGFVLGGLIVGALGCIYAPQISKALAGADRKDLMRKLPKFIYDEEKALERTRKILAEKIEQLNSAIDDVSAQLRADEAPNGTAVAADEIEAAT from the exons ATGGCGGCTTTCGCGAGCTCCTCCCTCCTCGCCCCCACCGATCTCCGCCTCCCTTCCCTCTCTG GTCGGTTCTTGGATTCCACGGAGAAATCGTTTGTTGTTTGTAGGCGCGGGAGTTTGGCTGTGAGGCCGATTCGATCGAGGAGATGTCAGAGCCAAGTTGTTGTTCGAGCTGCTGTTGG TGGGGATTCAGGGCGATCAGGAAGCGCTAGTATCTTCGTTAGTGGCTTTGTGTTAGGAGGATTAATAGTTGGGGCACTTGGTTGCATATATGCTCCTCAG ATTAGCAAGGCACTTGCTGGAGCTGATAGAAAAGATTTGATGAGGAAGTTGCCAAAATTTATCTATGATGAGGAAAAGGCGCTTGAG AGAACAAGGAAGATCCTTGCAGAAAAAATAGAGCAATTGAATTCGGCCATTGATGATGTTTCGGCCCAGCTTCGAGCAGATGAAGCTCCAAATGGAACAGCTGTGGCAGCTGATGAAATTGAAGCTGCAACATGA